Within Quercus lobata isolate SW786 chromosome 5, ValleyOak3.0 Primary Assembly, whole genome shotgun sequence, the genomic segment CCGTTGGTAGCGATGACAATGACATGGAGAACCATGGGTAACAAATTTGAATGTCTGATATacatattaattatctataatGTGAAAGGTCTTATCACTGTCTACTATTCATGAACCAACTCCTTGATTTTCCCAAATGTCTTTTGTGACTTTATAGTCCTTTAAATAATTAGTAACTACCAACAGTTATGGACTAGAAAATCATGCAAAAATAGTAATATCAAgttttgaccaaaatttaactTGCTTACTTGTGGTTTCATTTTCGACACTATGCCCACATGTGGTTCATTCCGTCATTGCTCCGCAACCCACCTCCCCATTTGCCGTTACTCTAATACATTTATCCCAAAATCAGATAACAAAATAGATCAAACACTCCATTCCCCAAAACACACTTTCTCTCACGCTTGCTCACCCATTCAAAACATTCATGCTACATTGATACCCACCTGATTTATTAAACCAAAGAATCATCTGGGTTTTGATCGTGCAAGGAAACCGAAGAAGAATGAGACCCACGAATTCTGGGTTTTGATGGTTACCAACCCGTGATTTTTTGTTAACATTTTGGGTCTTGATCCGTTAGGGCTTTTGTATCTATGGTGGACCAGTAGTTAATTTTTTGGTTGTAAAGCTATATGCATGGGGCTTGAAGACAACAATGCATGGCTGGTTGTTGGGACAGCTATTGGGAATGGTTGATGTGGCAGATTATGACATTATATCTGTATTTAATTAATGTGTATTGACACAGGAGTATGTCTTGTGCTTGTCTATGCTTTTGgtggataatgtttttttacaTGTACAATTGGTCTCATAGCATAACTGAGTTTTGCTGTCAAAGTATGAGAATAATCATAGAGAATTTGTTGGCTATATGCTGGATAAAATTCTCATGCCTGATTGGCTCTATAATTAAATTATGTGGGGATTTCAAGCTCTACATGAGGGCAAAGATATGGATTAGGATAATTTACAACTTACTCCCCTGTATTTTggttgaaatatatatatatttaaatgaaaaatctcTCTTATCCTTAAAATCTAAAGTCCTCGTGTATGTAGATatattcataaattattttagtacCATAGCCATTATTGACTAAAGTTTGACACCCATATCATGACTAATGAATTCTCGCCTTttataggaattaaattttgcGTGCCTTAGCATATTTCCCACAATGAAAAAGTTAATgtgaacaataaaattttataatattttcacaataaactTGTTTTGAATTGTGTGacatttttgaaaatgttgtgtgaGTTCATTGCAATTCTGCTAGGGATATCGAATTCTTCACAAACATTTTCACATCTCATTCACATAACATTCAATAATTCTATAATTACATCATTTCTCACAACTATTTTATGAGAGCGATTGTGagtagtgaagaaaaaatagcaaattCATGTGAAAGTGACGAACAATCTATCACAGTGTGTCATATAAAATAGTTGTagtaaattttgtgaaaaagttttatttatttatttttttttatacaagatagaattctactctaacctaatctaagtgtatatgtgtatgaaacttcATCCTAGATACTTAAATTCCGACCCTTACCTCTCACCCCTCATAAGTATTTGTACTTGTGAAGTGATCATCATACCAAAGATGCGATTATGTTTTGTAAAAAAGATTTTGATAGTAGAAACAATGTGAAAGATTAATAGTACCCAtcaatacaaaaaagaaaaacaaaatattatggcCCATCACATAATCTAGTAAGCTGGGCCCTTTGCCTTGTTACGTGGGTTAGTATGGCCTTAGCCAAGCCCAAACAACATAGCTCactttttatcttatatattaCGCTGTCTGTGTTGGGTTTAGAGTTTGAGACTTGTTTGGTCATTTACAAACTAAATACACAAACAAGAGGGTAAGCTTTGTTCACAGAGAGATCAACAATGGCGTCGCAAACCGCAGCAGTACCGTTCTGGAGAGCTGCAGGGATGACCTATATAACATATTCAAACATATGCGCGAATCTTGTGAGAAATTGCTTGAAAGAGCCTCACAAGACCGAAGCACTCACAAGAGAGAAGgtccatttctctctctcgaAGTGGACCGATGGCAAGCCCCAGAAGCCCAGtatgatttctctctctctctctctcacccataTCTCCTTTTTCTTGATCGAATCTCTTATTTTCACTACAGATCTGATCTTGTTTCATAGCTTTCAGCTGTGTTTTATTGATGGAAATGAGGGTTTGATTTAGATTTTGATTCTGTTGTTGTCTTTAGTGGTCCCTAACATTTAGCCCATGAGCGGTTTTAGTTTTAAAGTGATTGATTTTAGTCTAATAATAGGTTTAAACTTCAGGAATTAAAATGGGTCATGAGCTAAAGTTTAGATTTTGATCAATTTAAGCATTTTAGGGATTAAATGTGGTCACGTTGAAGTTAATTAGGGGATAAAATTAAAAGGGATCACTTTAAACTTCAGGAATTAAAATGGGTCATGTGCTAAAGTTTAGATTTTAAAGTGATAGTTTTAGTCCCTTTTAGATATCTTGGCCAAATTAAAACCTAATACATTATCACTCCAGGGGAAAGGGATAGCTTTAAGTTTGTTTGGGACTCAAATTGATCAGTTTCAGAattttcgggactaaaagtggtcACTTTAAACTTCAGGGTTTAAAACCTAACAGTGTGTTTTGGCCTTTCTTAATGTAAATTTAGTCCCTTGAGTATTGTGGAAAGTAAATAATCTTATTTTATATCCAATTTAGGTCTTTGACAacttcaaaggtttttttttttgggtgtgcagatttttgttttctataacATGGGTGTTTCTATAATTAATTTGTGAGGTTCCTGTACTGATGATATATTGGGTACACTTTTGTCTCTTATGATAATGTATAAATAGTAGCTGTTGTATACTAAGGATGTGTAGGCTCTCTGTTAGGGTTGTTAGTTGTGTGGGCTCATTGAGGAGACCCTTGTTGGCAGAATGGTAGTGAtttgcttgtttgtttgtttgtttttttttggtatattatatataaatatatagatatgaTATAGGATTTGAATGTATGGCATCTACTTCATGATGATTGAtcttaattggtaaaatctctCGTTATTGAATAAGGGTCCTAGGACTGGTTTAGGAAGTAATGGGATGTTGTAATAGAAGTGATTAATGCATCGATGAGttgtttgtgactttgttttTGAGTATATGACTTGTTTGTTAAAAAACtcatatgatattcataaagaTATTAAAATAGGAGAGTGATGCCTATGAGATGAAATGCCTTCTGAATCCTGATTTTTGGTCTCGCTGGAGGTATTACATAATCTATTTTGCTTCTCTACAATTAATCTTTGTGAATAAGTACAAGAGCAAAAAGAGAGcaaataattgaagaaaaagaagatgaattcTCTCATCTGAATACCCTATTGTTTGCAAATTTAACTATAGTTATAAAActatcctcttcttcttcttcctcttttttgtgtgtgtgtgtgtatacttTATTTGTTATTCTATAAAGTTCTCAAGCAAAGGAAATTCATTGAACTAAACAAATTAGATGTTGAATGAAGCATTCTGTATGTTCCAGATGATGGTACTAACATAACCATTGTTTTAATGTtaccattttttctttaaattattgaCTATTAGGTATAGATATGTTGGAGAACTTCAATGCTTTTACTTCTGCCACTTCTTTTTCTGTTTCTGTCCCtagtcctctctctctctctctctctctctctctctcttccataaTTTTCCATATTATACATATCAACTAATTATTCCTAGGACATGGATTATTTTCAAATGCTGTCTTTCATGACAACTAGTTTTGTCAGATTTGTTCTGATTAATCTTACTATCATAATCATATGCTGCATTTTATTTCCTGGTATTATTCCTAGGACATGGATTGTCTTTCATGATAACTAGTCTTGTCTGAATTGCTTTTATTAATCTTACTGAGTTACTGTTATATGCAGcatttttttcctgttttgcATACACATATCATTTTGGTAAGAAACATAGTTTATGTGATGTTTAGTCAGGGTTGTTGGTTGAAAATGAATTACTTGGTGGTTTTTATTATCTTGTTGTCCTAATGAAgcacttaaaattaaaaactattcactatttgagaaattgaaattgaaaatttatttggtGGTTGCTTTTATTTGCAATGCTTATGCATGGTTTAAACAGTTGGGTTTCTTTTTAATCCATTATTGCATCCTCTGGAGGAATCAGACTAGGTGGTCCTATTTCTCCacatcttttttataatttgcgGGGAAACTTTGACTTCCTTGTTAATGGTTAACAAAACTAATACAAGTGTGGTTTCCTATTACTATAAAATTAGTAGATCTAGTAATAATTTTAGTCAATGGTTGTTTGCtgatgattttcttttcttttttatatgagtaaacatttcattaataaataaaaaatgaagctACCTGAGTACCATGGAATGTGTAGGCAGAGCTACAAACtgtaaaaaaagttaagaaaaagaagaaataaaaagtacTACAAAGGATTAGTGAAGACTTAGAGAATCTAAATACTCCAGTGAAAGATGGGGAAATAGCGGATGTGAAATGGTTGTGGGAGGATCTCTATGAAACTAAGATTTGGTTTAGGGAGGTAGATAAATTGGTGTGGATCCCTTCAGAAAAAAATGGGTTTCCAGGTGAAGCCCTACTACAATGCATTGTGGGGATGGCACAGACTTCCCCTGGAAAagcatatggaaagtttgtcCGGCTGAGGGTGGCTTTCCTTTCTTGGTGTGTGGCATTGGGGAGGGTATTGACTGTGGACAATTTGAGGAAGCTGTCAATCTAGAAATTCTTAATGTTATTCGTAGAACCTTGGGCCTGTGGCTTAATTTTGAtaattcttttgtttctttcccGAAGAATGTCCTTACTCATCAACTGGTCAACAAGCTATCAAGCTGCTATTGGGATTTCCTAGGTATTAGAAAAGGCCAATAATAAATTCTTGGGTAGTTGAGGTAAGAGTAATATTTTTAGAGAAGTAGGTAATATAGTTGACAAAAGgatccaaaatttaaaacaaaagccTTATCTAGAGTTGGTTGAAATGTACTTATTAAAATGCTTTCTTTTGCTTGTATGCAGCATTTTAcgaattgttttcttttatccACTACAAATTCATGATAATTAGACCAACTCCAAAGATGGGGATAATTTAAGGGTGCAGTTAGTGCAGAGGATAGCATCTTTCATGTTAAACTATCTAGATTTAGTTTGTGGACAGGGTAAATTATTTGAATGCATGTTATCTTCTCTTTAAGGGGACAGTAACAATATTTAC encodes:
- the LOC115992058 gene encoding ATP synthase subunit epsilon, mitochondrial, whose amino-acid sequence is MASQTAAVPFWRAAGMTYITYSNICANLVRNCLKEPHKTEALTREKVHFSLSKWTDGKPQKPTLRSDTPED